GGGGTGCGCGCCGGCTGACCCGGCTTTACCCCGAGTCGTCCTATCGGGGGCAGTCATGAGGGAGTTGATCGAGCTCATCGCGAAGGCGCTCGTGGACGAGCCGGACGCGGTGCGGGTCAACGAGGTCGAGGGTGAGAAGATCACCGTGATCGAGCTGCGGGTCGCCCCGGGGGACCTCGGAAAGGTGATCGGCAAGCAGGGCCGGAACGCGCGGGCGATCCGGACGTTGCTGAACGCGACGGCCACCAAGCTCGGGAAGCGGGCCCTCCTGGAAATCCTCGAGTAAGAGCGGAGACGGCGTGGTCGACGGAGAGACGCTCATCGCGGTGGGCCGGGTGGTCCGGCCCCAGGGCCGACGGGGAGAGGTGCGGCTCCAGCCTTTGACCGACGAACCCGGGCGGCTCCAGGAGCTCCACGAATGCTACCTCGTGCCCCCGGAGGCCGGGGAGCGACGCCGCGTCGAGGCGGTCTGGTTTCAGGGCGGGGTGCCGGTGCTCAAGCTCCAGGGGGTGGACGACCTCGGTGCGGCCGAGGCGCTGGCCGGTCGACTGGTCACCATCCCGCGCGGCGTGGTCCGTCCCTTGCCGCCCGACCGCTTTTACTGCTTCGATCTCGTCGGATGCACGGTGCGGACGCCGGAGGGGCGGGAGCTCGGGGTGCTGAGCGACGTCGTCGCCGGCGCGGCGCACGACTTCTGGGTGGTTCGGGACGGGGAGCGGGAGTGCCTGATCCCGGCCGTGACCGCCATCGTCGAGCGCGTGGACCTACCCGGCCGGGTCGTCGTCGTGCGTCCGCCCGAGGGGCTGCTCGAGCTGGACTGAGGGGCGGGGTGGAATCGATGTGGGACGTGGCCGGGCGGGGACGACGGGGAGGCGCGGGCTGCTGGTGGGGGGGTTGGGGGGGGAGCGGCAGCAGGCGCTCCCGCCCCAAGCTGGACTGACGCGATGCGGATCGACGTCCTGACGCTCTTTCCGGAGATGTTCGCGGGGCCGCTCACCGAATCGATGCTCCGGCTCGCGCAGGACAAGGGTCTCGTCGACATCCGGATCGTCGACATCCGGCAGTACACGGAGGGGCGTCATCGCGTCGCCGACGACTACCCCTTCGGAGGCGGCGGCGGGATGGTCCTGAAGCCCGAGCCGCTGTTCCGGGCGGTCGAGGCCCTGCAGCAGGGGTCCGAGACGCGAGTCATCCTTCTGTGCCCGCAGGGTGAGACGTTCCGGCAGGCCACGGCGGCGCGGCTCGCGGCGGTCCCGCACCTGATCCTGCTCTGCGGGCACTACGAGGGCGTGGATGAGCGCGTGCGCACGCACCTTGCCCAGGAGGAGCTCTCCATCGGCGACTACGTCCTGACCGGAGGGGAGCTGCCGGCGCTGGTGGTGATGGACGCGGTGGTCCGCCTGCTGCCGGGCGTGCTGGGCGATCCCGCCGGCCCGGCTCGAGATTCGTTCGCCACGGGACGTCTCGACTTCCCGCAATACACGCGGCCCGCCGAGTTTCGCGGCCTCGGGGTGCCCGAGGTCCTGCTCTCGGGTGACCACGAGCGGATCGCCCGCTGGCGGCGCCAGGAAGCGCTGAGGCGTACCGCCGTGCGGCGGCCCGATCTCTTGCAGGCGGTCCCTCCGTCCGACGAGGAGAGAAGATGGCTCGCCGAGCTCGAGACGGCGCGGCGCCTGGCCGAGCCCGGCGACGAGAACCTCTAACCCTGGGAGCCACGGTCATGG
This Candidatus Methylomirabilota bacterium DNA region includes the following protein-coding sequences:
- a CDS encoding KH domain-containing protein, translated to MRELIELIAKALVDEPDAVRVNEVEGEKITVIELRVAPGDLGKVIGKQGRNARAIRTLLNATATKLGKRALLEILE
- the rimM gene encoding ribosome maturation factor RimM (Essential for efficient processing of 16S rRNA), whose protein sequence is MVDGETLIAVGRVVRPQGRRGEVRLQPLTDEPGRLQELHECYLVPPEAGERRRVEAVWFQGGVPVLKLQGVDDLGAAEALAGRLVTIPRGVVRPLPPDRFYCFDLVGCTVRTPEGRELGVLSDVVAGAAHDFWVVRDGERECLIPAVTAIVERVDLPGRVVVVRPPEGLLELD
- the trmD gene encoding tRNA (guanosine(37)-N1)-methyltransferase TrmD, whose amino-acid sequence is MRIDVLTLFPEMFAGPLTESMLRLAQDKGLVDIRIVDIRQYTEGRHRVADDYPFGGGGGMVLKPEPLFRAVEALQQGSETRVILLCPQGETFRQATAARLAAVPHLILLCGHYEGVDERVRTHLAQEELSIGDYVLTGGELPALVVMDAVVRLLPGVLGDPAGPARDSFATGRLDFPQYTRPAEFRGLGVPEVLLSGDHERIARWRRQEALRRTAVRRPDLLQAVPPSDEERRWLAELETARRLAEPGDENL